In a single window of the Coprothermobacter proteolyticus DSM 5265 genome:
- the feoB gene encoding ferrous iron transport protein B, whose amino-acid sequence MSMSCHDASGDDTLNADAKVSSGIKRIVLVGNPNCGKSTLFNLITGMSVHVGNWPGVTVDVKMAQWKVNGEIWEVVDLPGSYSLLGKNADEQVTSSFLLSQEYDVILNVVDSTSLERSLMLTLELLDLQKPLVVALNFIDELEKSGATVDAEKLSEELGLPVVLISALKGINIDGLKQALKNARVPKLVPFNRSLENLIATLQNKDSLGRFEAISTISNEQTDMDEIMGHLDGLHPQEHIAMERYRKAHQIATVVMKKLPEKWKWSDMLDHVLLHPLVGIPTFVIILYLLFKIIFAVGQPLTDLVAEAISWLSAVVTAYLPSGLIKDFIQNALFGGVGNVISFVPLVFVMFFTVGLLENSGYMARASLIMDRPLSRFGLSGKSFISLILGFGCNVPAILSTRAIDDPVERKIASMVIPLIPCNARLPVLTVLGAALFGPRALGVVLFCYVLSVFFSLLLAFAFRSVAFKRMPTFFALEMPPYRMPSLKMTTKLAWFRTKDFLHKAFTVVLLATVVFWILLTFPLGEDLSQSYVARIGMFLSQTVFKPLGFNWQMSSALLMGLAAKEAVLSSLGQLYQASGSALVSTLSGAFSVPSGIAFMVFFVLYVPCIATLAALRKEVGVKWTVVQLLVQLIVAYLVSIGAYYLSYLLFA is encoded by the coding sequence ATGTCGATGTCTTGTCATGATGCCTCTGGTGACGATACGCTGAATGCCGATGCTAAGGTAAGTTCAGGTATAAAAAGGATTGTACTTGTTGGCAACCCCAATTGTGGAAAATCCACGCTGTTCAATTTGATCACGGGCATGAGCGTTCATGTGGGAAATTGGCCAGGAGTTACCGTGGATGTGAAAATGGCTCAGTGGAAAGTGAACGGTGAAATATGGGAAGTAGTAGACTTACCTGGTAGTTATTCTTTATTGGGCAAAAACGCTGACGAACAAGTCACCAGTAGTTTTTTGTTATCACAAGAATACGATGTCATCTTAAATGTGGTGGATTCAACGTCTTTGGAGCGTTCCCTCATGCTTACCTTGGAACTTTTGGACTTACAGAAGCCTTTAGTGGTTGCTTTGAACTTCATTGATGAGTTGGAGAAGTCTGGAGCAACTGTTGATGCCGAGAAGTTGTCCGAAGAGCTGGGACTCCCAGTTGTGCTGATTTCCGCACTAAAGGGGATCAACATTGACGGATTGAAGCAGGCTTTGAAAAACGCACGTGTCCCAAAGCTAGTTCCATTTAATCGTTCTTTGGAGAACCTCATAGCTACCTTGCAGAACAAAGATAGTTTAGGACGTTTCGAAGCTATAAGCACTATTTCCAATGAGCAAACTGACATGGACGAGATAATGGGTCATCTGGACGGGCTTCATCCTCAAGAACATATCGCCATGGAACGCTATCGAAAAGCTCATCAAATCGCTACGGTTGTTATGAAAAAATTACCCGAAAAGTGGAAATGGTCCGATATGCTAGATCATGTGTTACTTCATCCCTTGGTTGGTATACCCACGTTTGTTATTATCCTTTACCTGCTCTTCAAGATAATCTTTGCTGTGGGGCAACCACTAACAGATTTAGTAGCAGAAGCCATTTCTTGGCTATCAGCCGTGGTAACAGCTTATTTGCCCTCTGGGTTGATAAAAGACTTCATACAAAATGCTTTGTTCGGTGGAGTGGGGAACGTTATTTCTTTTGTTCCTTTGGTATTCGTAATGTTTTTTACGGTTGGGTTACTAGAGAATTCTGGTTACATGGCGCGTGCTTCACTAATCATGGACAGGCCATTGTCCCGCTTCGGATTAAGCGGCAAATCCTTCATTTCTCTCATACTTGGGTTTGGCTGCAATGTGCCCGCCATACTTTCTACTCGAGCCATAGATGATCCAGTAGAGCGAAAGATTGCGTCCATGGTTATACCGCTGATTCCCTGTAATGCACGTCTACCAGTCCTTACGGTTCTCGGGGCTGCTCTTTTTGGACCTCGTGCATTAGGCGTTGTGCTTTTCTGCTACGTATTGTCTGTTTTCTTCAGTTTGCTACTGGCATTTGCATTTAGAAGTGTGGCCTTCAAGCGCATGCCCACGTTTTTCGCCTTAGAGATGCCGCCCTATAGGATGCCATCCTTAAAGATGACTACTAAACTGGCTTGGTTTCGAACAAAGGATTTTCTCCATAAAGCGTTTACCGTTGTTCTACTGGCAACCGTTGTATTCTGGATATTGCTTACTTTTCCTTTGGGAGAAGACTTGTCCCAAAGTTACGTTGCTCGTATCGGGATGTTTTTAAGCCAGACAGTTTTTAAGCCGCTCGGTTTCAACTGGCAAATGTCGTCGGCGTTGCTCATGGGCTTAGCAGCGAAGGAAGCGGTGCTTTCATCATTAGGCCAATTGTATCAAGCTAGTGGCTCTGCATTGGTTTCTACGCTTTCAGGTGCTTTTAGTGTACCTTCAGGGATCGCTTTTATGGTGTTTTTTGTGCTTTATGTACCCTGTATTGCCACTCTGGCAGCTCTAAGAAAGGAGGTAGGAGTGAAATGGACCGTAGTTCAGCTACTAGTTCAGCTAATAGTGGCGTACCTAGTCAGCATTGGGGCTTACTACCTGTCTTACTTATTGTTTGCCTAA
- a CDS encoding FeoA family protein — MQTLNVHLSDLREGTTAKVRSIVGPKWFRERILELGLLPGITVTVVKKTPLGGPVVVEFLTQRLALSRKEAHWIHVDVLS; from the coding sequence GTGCAAACATTGAATGTTCACCTTAGTGATCTAAGGGAAGGAACTACGGCGAAAGTCAGGTCCATAGTTGGTCCTAAGTGGTTCAGAGAGCGCATCTTAGAGCTTGGCCTGCTACCAGGCATTACGGTCACAGTTGTAAAAAAGACTCCTCTTGGAGGACCCGTAGTTGTGGAGTTCCTAACTCAAAGGCTTGCACTTTCACGTAAGGAGGCTCATTGGATTCATGTCGATGTCTTGTCATGA
- a CDS encoding N-acetylmuramoyl-L-alanine amidase — MLILVLLSVGTVQGETWSSALIVTQINAKQLYIVTNSFTSYKLDGNTVTFSSKWNGGSMETGVFQVTANPWLSVKSSTPFTIKMLSPREFLISAIDESAVVLPNVDVDVHTTTEVITPTLPETPTLPETPTLPETPTLPETPTEVVPTPSVVTPSIQPGTGLYDPQTLQLAIQFRLDKINRQVPAATVVEISTAVSRWANYFNLDPFLVIGLIEMESGFNPNVVSTSSAVGLMQILESNFYNYAAQLGVKSDPFDVDSNVAVGCKMLSNSMTIWQRPFMALRSYLLGSTGLMNSILAGNDAADSNGTRSINYANVVLNIRNSIYQYFNLTPPKEQYVVVLDPGHGGYNPGNGMYNMGAIGLNGIYESEVVLDISLKVADILRSNGVTVQLTRTRERDKSNPYDLEDRLRLAENFKPNLLLSIHANSFTSSTANGVETYWRTWQSKWFATTVHNAYLKQAQLRDRGVKQDTTLFILKGTSYPSAMIEVGFITNPVDYALLSTPEGRTKAAQGIAKGILEFMGIDVKPLDR, encoded by the coding sequence TTGCTGATACTTGTTTTACTTTCAGTGGGTACGGTGCAAGGAGAAACCTGGTCTTCCGCCCTGATTGTAACTCAAATCAATGCGAAACAACTTTACATAGTAACCAACAGTTTCACATCATACAAGTTGGATGGAAATACTGTCACATTCTCCAGTAAATGGAACGGTGGCTCTATGGAAACTGGAGTTTTCCAAGTCACAGCAAACCCGTGGCTTTCTGTAAAGAGCTCCACTCCATTTACTATTAAGATGCTTTCACCAAGAGAGTTCTTGATTAGTGCCATAGATGAAAGCGCTGTTGTTTTACCAAATGTGGACGTGGACGTCCACACAACCACCGAAGTAATCACTCCTACCTTACCTGAAACACCAACCTTGCCTGAAACTCCTACCTTACCTGAGACCCCGACTTTACCGGAAACCCCGACGGAGGTAGTCCCCACGCCATCAGTAGTTACACCTTCCATTCAACCCGGGACAGGGCTATATGATCCCCAAACCCTTCAGCTTGCCATTCAGTTTCGACTCGATAAAATCAACAGACAAGTGCCAGCTGCTACAGTAGTTGAGATTAGCACAGCAGTGAGTCGTTGGGCAAATTACTTCAACTTAGATCCTTTCTTGGTTATTGGCCTAATAGAAATGGAAAGCGGTTTCAATCCCAACGTAGTTAGTACTTCCTCTGCAGTGGGGCTGATGCAAATTCTGGAATCCAATTTTTACAACTATGCCGCTCAATTAGGTGTTAAGAGTGACCCATTTGATGTAGACAGCAATGTTGCTGTAGGCTGTAAGATGCTTTCTAACAGCATGACCATATGGCAACGACCTTTCATGGCGTTAAGATCATATTTGTTAGGCTCCACGGGTCTTATGAACAGTATTCTTGCCGGTAATGACGCTGCTGACAGTAACGGCACTCGGTCAATAAACTATGCCAATGTGGTTCTCAACATACGTAACTCGATTTACCAGTACTTCAACTTGACTCCTCCAAAAGAGCAGTATGTGGTGGTTTTGGATCCAGGACATGGCGGATACAACCCTGGTAATGGTATGTACAACATGGGCGCTATAGGGCTTAACGGCATATATGAAAGTGAAGTTGTACTGGACATATCCCTAAAAGTTGCTGACATTCTCAGGAGTAATGGCGTTACGGTCCAACTTACCAGAACAAGAGAAAGGGATAAATCGAATCCGTACGATTTGGAGGATCGCTTAAGATTAGCAGAGAATTTCAAACCCAACCTTCTTTTGAGCATTCATGCTAACTCGTTTACCTCCTCCACCGCTAATGGTGTGGAGACCTATTGGCGCACTTGGCAGTCTAAATGGTTTGCCACAACCGTTCATAATGCTTACTTGAAGCAGGCTCAACTCAGAGACAGAGGAGTAAAACAGGATACCACACTGTTTATCCTGAAAGGCACATCGTATCCATCAGCCATGATAGAAGTTGGGTTCATAACTAATCCGGTAGACTACGCCCTTTTGTCAACGCCAGAAGGCAGAACAAAAGCCGCTCAAGGAATTGCAAAAGGCATTTTGGAATTTATGGGAATCGATGTTAAACCACTAGATCGCTAA
- a CDS encoding thiamine diphosphokinase translates to MSTLISLNGCVEPELFEFLHENFGFSQVLGVDGGTRHLLKAGIKPNMVIGDLDSIGPYLGEVFALKVPMLISYPDKDFTDGERALQLSESVPVVFIGTWGKEIDHLLGNLALLKIAYSFNKPAVAYGINETIVFGRNFTLHLPVGRVISVLPTGAAVLSEKGFQWELEHVFWSEYAVPPISNVVAQPIQQISADKEFFLVVKGYWNPFSDLVV, encoded by the coding sequence ATGTCAACTCTGATTAGCCTAAACGGATGCGTGGAGCCTGAATTATTCGAATTTCTTCATGAAAACTTTGGCTTTAGTCAGGTGCTGGGTGTGGATGGTGGCACCCGGCACCTTCTTAAGGCTGGTATAAAACCAAACATGGTAATTGGCGATCTAGATTCCATCGGTCCTTACCTTGGAGAGGTCTTCGCTCTAAAAGTCCCTATGCTGATAAGTTACCCCGATAAAGATTTTACAGATGGCGAGAGAGCGTTGCAGCTTAGTGAAAGCGTGCCTGTTGTTTTCATCGGTACTTGGGGAAAGGAAATAGACCACCTGCTTGGGAATTTAGCTTTGTTAAAAATCGCGTATTCATTTAATAAACCTGCAGTAGCCTATGGTATTAACGAAACAATTGTGTTCGGCAGGAATTTTACTTTGCATCTGCCGGTTGGCAGGGTCATCTCAGTGCTGCCTACTGGGGCTGCGGTGCTTTCAGAAAAGGGGTTCCAGTGGGAACTTGAACATGTTTTTTGGTCAGAATATGCTGTACCACCCATCTCCAATGTAGTAGCTCAACCGATTCAGCAGATCAGTGCTGACAAGGAGTTTTTCTTAGTGGTAAAGGGCTATTGGAATCCCTTTAGCGATCTAGTGGTTTAA
- a CDS encoding energy-coupled thiamine transporter ThiT codes for MFKNTRMLAEAGIMVGLALALWYFNVGQLPQGGSISLQMLPLLVFALRWGVGPGIVVGMAYGFLHSLQDMFVLHPLQYLLDYPIAFGLIGLAGLVKNLRVNRVVSILLAIAVLVSGVIIFHYTMVSTAEVKTQIAQLEQQLLVASPDEKPQLEEELQDLKSKAQFFPVGGYVVLASSVIAFLAIGYGSWKRTYAIPVELGALLGGAGRFLSHFLSGYVFFSQYAPEGMNPWVYSLIVNFLVVAPSTLLALVVILIIWPPLEKAANVNSD; via the coding sequence ATGTTTAAAAACACTCGCATGCTGGCGGAAGCCGGCATCATGGTTGGTTTAGCATTGGCATTGTGGTACTTTAATGTGGGCCAGTTGCCACAAGGTGGTTCGATTTCCCTGCAGATGCTTCCACTTCTCGTCTTTGCTCTTAGATGGGGAGTAGGTCCAGGTATTGTAGTAGGCATGGCTTATGGTTTTCTTCACAGCTTACAAGACATGTTCGTGCTTCATCCACTTCAGTATTTGCTGGATTATCCCATTGCATTCGGTTTGATCGGGCTTGCTGGTTTGGTAAAGAATTTACGTGTGAATCGCGTTGTTAGTATTCTTTTGGCCATTGCCGTTTTAGTGAGTGGAGTGATAATTTTCCACTACACCATGGTGAGCACCGCAGAAGTTAAGACGCAGATAGCGCAATTGGAGCAGCAGCTCTTAGTAGCCAGCCCTGATGAAAAACCACAACTAGAAGAAGAACTTCAAGATTTAAAGAGCAAGGCACAGTTTTTTCCCGTTGGTGGTTATGTAGTTCTTGCTTCTAGTGTGATTGCATTTCTTGCGATTGGTTATGGTTCATGGAAAAGAACTTATGCCATACCAGTGGAGCTTGGTGCGTTGTTAGGGGGTGCAGGACGCTTCCTAAGCCACTTTTTAAGTGGCTACGTGTTCTTTAGCCAGTATGCTCCCGAAGGAATGAATCCGTGGGTTTATTCCTTAATAGTTAATTTCTTGGTAGTTGCTCCTTCTACGTTACTGGCTTTGGTAGTTATTCTGATTATTTGGCCACCTCTGGAGAAGGCTGCGAATGTCAACTCTGATTAG